The Elaeis guineensis isolate ETL-2024a chromosome 3, EG11, whole genome shotgun sequence region TTTGTTCCTTGGGCGGTGCGAAAAGCTGCACCAATTGATGGCACACAGCTTCCCAGAGCTGGGATTGAAGAGGAGTGACTGCAAAGAGATAAGCAGGATCCAGTCTGTTCTTTATTTTGCTTACAACACGTATGATAAGCCCATGGAGGTCTTGTTGGATAGAGGTTCCAAGCCTGAGAGGTTCTTCAAGGCCCAGCCTGACTTTGTGAGGGAACCTATCCCAAGGCTTGTGTGGCAAAAGATTTGGTGGAGGTTTCTGGAGGACGGAGCAGGGGTCATGATCATGGATCCATATGGTGGAAATATAAGTGGTATCTAGGAGTCAGCTACTCCATTTCCCCACAGGGAGGGGAACCCATGCAACATCCAGTATTTTGTGGAGTGGAGGCAGAGAGGGGCAGGCTAAACGCATGGGTTGGATTAGAAGGTTTTACAATAAGATGACTCATTATGTGACGAAGAATCCAAGGACAGCATATCTCAATTACAGGGACCTTGACCTGGGAAAGAACGAGGAGGAGGGTAACAAGACAAGCTACGCGAAGGCTGAGGTCTGGGGAAGGATGTATTTTAAGGACAACTTTCAAATTAAGGTTGGCCCTTGTGAAAGGCAGAGTAGATCCTGATGATTTCTTTACGAATGAACAGAGCATTCCTCCTCTGATTAGAAAAGAATGGAGAGTTCGGGATGGAATTTTAGAGGAACCAATTCCGAAGCCCATGTTGCTGAATGTGTTTTAAGAATAATTTTAGGAAAATATTCTGGGAAAGCATAAATACAGTGATTATTGTAACCTagttaatttcttttttttttaaaaaaaataatttgtttgagattgaataaattatttttgttgtggtgtagagaggacttctttagtcccacatcggttagaGTTAAGAAAGAGTATGGCTTATATAAATTAGAATATTTCTTTCCATGTGCGGCACCAAATGACCAAGATCCACTGAAGCCCAAAGATGGTCATGAGCCAAAACGCGCTGTCTGTGGGAAGTCTCTGCTAAGAGTTGAAATTTTtgcttgatatttttttctttttatcgaGGATAACTATGGAAGTATCGTTGTGGAATTAAATGTGGAACCTCTCCCAACAAAAATACCGAGAATGGagcttaaatttaattaatatgaattacttgaatatatgaaattttagaattaaattcaATCTATATTATAGATAATGCCAATAAAATTATTGGAAGATGGTGCCTAAGATCAGGTTTtctagttttcaaaaaaaatataatatataattgttGACACTCCTATCTGCAAAGTGAATGAGTAGAGTAATTTTCTTACATGATGACACTAAATCCTAGTCCAACTGACTTAACGCAATCTCAACCTTGGTGACTAAATCAACCCTATCCTAGCAAATCCAGCTTAATTAACAAATCCTCAGCCCCTCGCTTGGTGTACACTTGATCTTGAACAATTAAGTCACATTCATATCCAATCACGACCAATCATGCCTcgatatttttgatcaaatcctATCCTGATGAATCTAATCCTTAGACCTATAACAGGCATTCGACCCTAATCACCTTCTTCTAAAATGGAAGAGGAGGCGGATGGAAGCAAATTGGGTAAAACCACGTGGACTAAAAGTAAAATCTCGATCAATTTAAAATGGAGTCCTCTTTTTTACATGGGtaagaaattgagaaattttatgtcatttaaattttaaatagctaGAGTAAAAGGATAGCTTAACTACAGAGACGGACATGCTATAACAAAATGATTTATAGGactaccaaaaaaaaatgaatttcagaaaatatacatgcaatttctaacatttttaaataaataaacatatataaacaaaaaatgatatttaaaattattttacaagatATAAGTTAGGGTAGATTGGTGCTTATGTTTAGTTAACCCAAGTTATACATGTAAAAAATTGTCCTAGGAAACTTATTTTTCCAGAATTATCAATAAATTGACACGGTTTTATATTTCATCTTCCTACCGGACATGATTAAGGATTTTTTGTATGAAACTTACTCTTCCAAGCTCATCAAGTTTGTTGTCATGTTTCCATCCTGTTTTAGTAATTTTTTACAATCTAAAAATTTAACTATTTAGGTTTCTAGATAcatatttcattaattttttatttcatagcAGAACCAAACATGTGCATAGAATAAAGAAAGGTATTGGAGAAAGgcaggacttttttttttttttgttgggggggggggggggagcatATCCAAAATCTAAACTTTAGTCTTTGAACTTTCTGAACCATTTTAATATTGCCCTTCGCCCATTTCCGATGCCTTTCTCACATCAAAAATCCTATATGGCAATTATCGGTGTTTACATGGCTCCGTTCATTTGAATAGGTAGCACCAACACTAActggatctcttttttttttccattcttcttcttctctctaccTCCGCCGCCCCCCTCTCCCCCACCCACACCGGCTCGCCACCCGGCACCCTCGTGGTTCCCACTCCCATCGGCCTGCCCCTCCGACCGCACCCCCATTTGCTCCAACGTCGATGGACGTGCGCTACCATTTCTCGACATGAAGGGAGAGGAGTTGCTCGAGCTCCTTGATGAAGTCGATGGCTCCATCGATGATGGAGGCCTGGTCCCCTGCGGTCAAAAACAACATCGTCAAATGAGAAAATATGGATGGAATTGGTagaagatgagagagagagaagcagcGAGCGTATGCGTTGGACGAAAGAAGAGGGCATGACGGCGTGAAGGGCGGCGAGGTGGTCGCCTCCCATCCTATTAAGCATACGGGGGGGGCGCAGAACCCACCGAAGGGGGTGGCAGTGGGAACTGCAGGGGCACACGGGGCGGGGGGGTGCCAAGGCCGACTGGGGTGCGGTTGGAGGGGTTGGACCGGCGGGGGTGCGGCGGGGCAGGTGTCGGAGCGAGTCGGGGGGTGGGGGTGTGCGCTAGGGCATGCGGGGTGCAGGCAAATGGGTCAGTccagaggaaggagaagactcttatatataggagtcttcttcgtttctttttttttttttgtattttgcgATTCGTGCACGATGTCGATCGAACTTGATTGTCCACGTAAATATTGGTTCAGGATGAAAAAAGTAAATCAGTGATAAAAAATCATCGAAAGGATAatattaaaatagttcaaaatgtttgaatagagattatttaaaaaaaattgatacaattTAAAGACTATCAatctaatttatctaatatttattggCCCTACAAATAATTCCGTATCCAGTCGTGTTCGGCAAGAAATTTGTCAGATAGAATGTCTAGAAATCTGGCCCTATACCGAACTccaaaatctaatataaaatagcCATCTTTATTGTTCTTAATCACAATTATCAAAGAATTAATACTTTCTCTCTACAATAAGAAAACCggattttcaaatccatctcatggatcttaccaaaaaaaaaatctatctcatggggATCCCAATAAAAATATACGAAATCTTAATCCATATTTTTCATCGATCAGACTCTTTCTTGACTTTTAAAACAATCTCTCACGTGCTGGCGTGCATCACGCCTGTCAATATTTGTTGATTTTATGGAAACCACCGATCAGACGGACGATTCACACCGGTCTAATTCCGAAGGCCAAAATGGTCAGATTCAATCAGATCcgcataaatatatattattaggaGTCCTATACACCGTCCGTTCAATAGAGCGAAACCGTCAATCCGCCGTCTCTCTCGATCCCTCTTTCACCGGTCTCCACCGCCGGGCCCGTCTCTCATGCACCCAACTCCTATATACGAATGGTCATCAGCCGCAGTTTCTTCCAATTTGCAACTTCGTTCAGATGAGCCAGAGCGGCGGTATCATGCGGCGAAGCGGCACTGCGGCAACCAAGTGCGTCGGAAGATAAGAGGAGTTGGAAGAGAGATCAGACGCGTGCCCCGTTCTAGCTGGAATAAATGTCAACGTGGATGCTGTGCGGATTGACACATTTTGATGCATGAAATAAGGCGGTGTTGATGGACTTTTTAAGGCGACTTGCTAAAGTGGAAGCTGAAACTTTTGCTTCTTTATCAAAATGGGAACAAATTAATTCTCTCTGATTTCAGACGAGATTTTTGGGCAATCTGATACCTTTCTCGTTTGTGGGGAAAAGCAACCATATTTCCTTTACGTATCTCCACTTTCAGATACCATTCTAGCTGGAAGAAATGTCAACGTGGATGGTGTACTGAGTGACACATTTTGATGCATGAAGTAAGGTGGTGTCGACCTACTTTATATGGCAGGGTAATGCTGCTCCTGAAGCGGACACTTTTCCTTCTTTATCAAACAGAGAACAGATGCTTTACTTCTGCTTTCAGAAATAGTTTTTTCAGCAATTTGATACCTTCCTTCTTTGTGGAGAAAAGCAACAATACTTCTTTCACGTATCTCCACTTTCAAATATCAGAAGCCGGCTCAAATATCTCTATCCTCTTCTGGTTCGAAGTTTATATAGAAAGCTTTAAACTACTCAAATCGCAACCAATTCTTCTTTCTATTCCTCATCAGTTTCAACAGCCAACTCAAATCTTTGTATCTGGTTCCAAAAAGAAGTCATGAAAAAGTAGAGATGGCTACAAGCTATGCTAATTTCATTCTATGCTCCCTTCTACTCATCTCAGTTTCAGCCAACACAAATAATCATCAGGGCTATGAAAGCTTCCTTCAGTGCCTCTCCCATCGCACTCCACCGTCTACTAACATCTCCCAGATCCTCTACACTCCAGATACCACCTCTTACTCCTACCTCTACCAGTCCTCCATTAGAAACCTCAGGTTTCTAACCCCCGAAACCCACAAGCCCCAACTTATTATCACGCCCATTGACGAATCCCACGTCCAAGCATCAGTCATCTGCTGCAAGGAACACAGCTTTCAGATTAGAGTTCGAAGCGGCGGTCACGACTATGAGGGCCTCTCCTATCGAGTAGAAAACGAAAGCCCATTTGTGATCATCGATCTCGTCAACCTTCGGTTAGTGGCTGTTGACCCGAAACAGGGCACAGCTTGGGTCCAGGCCGGTGCTACTCTAGGTGAACTGTACTACAGAATCGCAGAGAAGAGTGAATCCTATGGTTTCCCTGCTGGTCTTTGTCCCACCGTTGGTGTTGGCGGCCACATAAGTAGTGGCGGTTTTGGGACAATGTTGAGGAAATATGGCCTTGCGATCGACAATGTCTTGGATGCTAGATTTGTCAATGTCAATGGAAGAGCTCTAGACAGAGAATCCATGGGAGAGGATATTTTTTGGGCCatacgaggaggaggaggagcaagTTTTGGCATCATAGTTTCATGGAAGCTCAGCTGGTTCCTGTCCCTCCCACTGTCACCGTCTTTACCATTCGAAGGGCTTCGAGCGAGGGAGCAGTTGAGCTTGTCGACAAATGGCAGCAGATAGCACCTGGACTGCAAGAAGACCTGTTCATCCAAGCTGTCGTACAAGCACAAGGCGGGAATACTGAAAAGAGGGAAGTGGAGGCTTTGTTCAATTCCTTGTTCGTTGGGAGGTGCGGAGAGCTGCTCCAATTGATGACACAGACCTTTCCAGAGCTAAATTTGAAGAGCAGTGACTGTAAGGAGATGAATTGGATACACTCTGTTCTACATTTTGCTCACGGTACCGATGAGAAGGCCGTGGAGACTCTTTTGGATAGAGTTTCCGAGCCAGAGAAGTTCTTCAAGGCCAAGTCTGACTTTGTGAATGAACCCATACCAAGACTCCTATGGGAAAGGATTTGGGAGTGGTTTCTTGAGGATGGAGCAGGGATGATGATCATGGATCCACATGGTGGGAGAATAAGTAGTATCTCTGATCAGCTACTCCATTTCCACATAGGCAGGGGATTCTATACAGCATCCAGTATTATGGCAGGTGGTGGCAGAGTGAAGCAGCCTCATCTGAGAAGTACATGGGTTGGATTAGGAAATTATATGAGGAGATGAGTCCTTATGTTTCCAAGAATCCTAGGGCTGCATATCTTGGCTACAGGGACCTTGACCTGGGAAAGAATGAGGAGGTGGGTACAAGACAAGCTACTCCAAGGCTGAGGTCTGGGGCAGGATGTATTTTAAGGATAACTTTGAAAGACTGGCAATTGTCAAGCGCAAAGTAGATCCTGGTGATTTCTTTAGATATGAGCAAAGCATTCCTCCTCTGGAAACAGAGGAATTTAGGAGTTCAGGGTGGCGGTCTGGAGAAGCCAATTCCAGAGCCCATGTTATCGAGTGCGTTGTTGGAATCTTTCTAATTCTGAGATACGTGCTAGGATTTTCCTTAAACGTGTcaggaaattaaacaaaaagtttGTGATGCAAACAAACAGTTATAGTCACGATGAAGGTGATATACTCTTTGTactctataaaattttattgagcgtgGTTTGAATTTGATATGATCTATGATACGTATATTTTTCGACATTCATTGGTCAGTTTggatgttttgattttttttattttaaaatttttgtgtgtATATATAGTCAGACTAGAATCAAACcgatcagatttagactcagatCTGGTTAGATCAAAATTCTATAATATGAGTTTTGCATCAATGATTCAACCGTTAAATGTGATTTATTACCTCAAAATTGCTTGTATACAAacaatcatatgatttgaaaccCCTAACCTATgtatcaagtagtcaaaaattggatagcctaaataaaattgaattagatgtattttttgatcacttgatgcataaaTAAAATCTTCTAATCATATATTTTTGATgtgtaaataattttgaaataataaATTCTATCCAATGTTTGAATCATTGACGTAGAATCttcattatctaattttgatcacAGATCTAAATTCAAATTCATTAAATCTTACTCAATTCTgctgctatatatatatcatacatTTTGTTATTAAAAAGAGTCATCTTTTATCATCTGAGTTATCGCATACTCTTTGTACTATATCTTTtcaatataataaaaatagatcaaaaatagaaccatataaatcattttttttttttctatgcataactatttgttataattttaaattttatactaatcaataataatttataataaattttataaaactcGAATGTTCTGTTCGATAACTTATAGATTGAACGATCGTGAAGCATGCTTCGTTACTAGACGGATCATGGCATAGCTGATAGAGAAGGAGAGGGGGGTTAGTGTCAAGGACGAGTGGTATAAGCGGCAGAAACGGAGAAATTGAATTATATTTTCGCGGTCCATCCATCCCCAATCCATGGGAGCCGAAAGATGAAGCCGGCGATGGTGTGCTGTAGGGCGTGGCAGAGGAGGTGGGGGTAGTCGCTGGGATGATTTTGGCTCAGGCTAGTACCAAGCCGTTGGAGAATTATTTGCGCAGGGCGGCATTGACGAGCGCCGAGTCTCCACCGGTTCGGGATACGTCGGACAGGACCTCGGCGACGGCGGACCAGATGGCATCGAGAAGGGTGGGGTTGAGGCGTGCTCGCCGTCACCGATTAGTGTGAGGAGTACACCCGACCCTTCTTCTCGAACGTGTGTTTCCCCTTGCCTCTACCTATCGCTGTGTATAAACTGCAGGGCAGCTTAAAAAATTCGAGGAACAAGAAGGCGCTAACTCAAAATGGATATTTTAGTGTCGTGTCGAGGTGGATATGTTAAGCCAGAAAGCAATCTGAACCTCCAGAAAACGGATTGGGGTAGTATCTTTTGCGCGatagaaggattcaccttcctgtTTAAAAATCCACTTAGATTAGATCACACAATAACTGTTTCAAGATCCATGCAGAGATCTACGTAGGTGGATGGAGGAAAAGCTTTTAGAGCTTTGAGAGCTGTtgggtattgttgggtataaaatacccacagccgaagccctcagcagaatcagctccaggaggactccacccggactcctacgggagccggactccatcctcgacatcaactgccggtgagccttatccggactcctacgggagccggactcctacttcgactttaattgcaggaagactccgcctggactcctacgggagccgggcttcgtcctcgactccaacggctgcagacagacttcgtccggactcctacgggagccggactccgctgacaacttccaccgcaagcagacttcgtccggactcctacgggagccggacttcgccttcgactttaattgcaggaagactccgcctggactcctacgggagccgggctccgtcctcgacatcaactgctggtaagtcccgtccggactcctacgggagccggacctcgcctttgactttgattgcaggaagactctgcctggactcctacgggagccgggcttcgtcctcgactccaacggctgcagacagacttcgtccggactcctacgggagccggactccgccgacaacttcaaccgcaagggggactccgcccggattcccataagagccgggctccgtcgctgactccgattgccggtaagatccgtccggactcccacgggagccggactttccacctgactttagttgcagaggactccgcccggactcctacgggagccgaactccgtcatcagctccgaccactgccaagcttcagccgatggatctgcactccctgacaggctgttttaacggccacgatcctgctccacttcctgcggcggaccctacgcgaccccattactctctgacaggctgtatcaacggccatgattctgctccactccctacggcgggtgctgcgtgactccactactccctggcaattagcagcaacggacgccgctccactacctgcaacaggctccacgtggcaggccatagcaatagccacgattccgctccactacctttCGCAATAATTTCTGCCTGACTATggacggcccactatcagacggttacgaacgtcgccatcaatccgttacctcctccgcctataaaaagggggacccagatacgttatgatataagctctcatctttttatctaaaaattctgctaaattctccgttcgagcgctccattcttgttgaggcagagaactgacttgagcgtcggagggtcttgccggagcaaccccacctccggtttagacttcctttgcaggtcccggcggcgaccgc contains the following coding sequences:
- the LOC105040584 gene encoding LOW QUALITY PROTEIN: berberine bridge enzyme-like Cyn d 4 (The sequence of the model RefSeq protein was modified relative to this genomic sequence to represent the inferred CDS: inserted 3 bases in 3 codons) encodes the protein MATSYANFILCSLLLISVSANTNNHQGYESFLQCLSHRTPPSTNISQILYTPDTTSYSYLYQSSIRNLRFLTPETHKPQLIITPIDESHVQASVICCKEHSFQIRVRSGGHDYEGLSYRVENESPFVIIDLVNLRLVAVDPKQGTAWVQAGATLGELYYRIAEKSESYGFPAGLCPTVGVGGHISSGGFGTMLRKYGLAIDNVLDARFVNVNGRALDRESMGEDIFWAIRGGGGASFGIIVSWKLXLVPVPPTVTVFTIRRASSEGAVELVDKWQQIAPGLQEDLFIQAVVQAQGGNTEKREVEALFNSLFVGRCGELLQLMTQTFPELNLKSSDCKEMNWIHSVLHFAHGTDEKAVETLLDRVSEPEKFFKAKSDFVNEPIPRLLWERIWEWFLEDGAGMMIMDPHGGRISSISDXATPFPHRQGILYSIQYYGRWWQSEAASSEKYMGWIRKLYEEMSPYVSKNPRAAYLGYRDLDLGKNEEXGYKTSYSKAEVWGRMYFKDNFERLAIVKRKVDPGDFFRYEQSIPPLETEEFRSSGWRSGEANSRAHVIECVVGIFLILRYVLGFSLNVSGN